The Jeotgalibacillus haloalkalitolerans region ACCTGGGAAGCCGGCGCAATAATATCTGTCCGGTCACTTGATAGTCCGTCAAGCTTTTCAAGTTCCTCCTCTGTCATCTCAATAAGCTCATCATTTACTTCCTGAAGGTTTTTTTCTGTCATCCAGTATTGATGGACACCTGCAATCGGGTAATTCACAGACTGCTGATGGATCTGCGCAATATTTCTCGCACTTCCGCCAATCGCAACAATCGGTACTTTTTTATCCGAAAGCCATTCAAGACTTAAGAAGGATTCCCTGATAAATTTAATTAATTTTTTCCTTTCACTTTTCGTGATCTGCTCACCCGATACAAAATCCTTTTTCAGTGAAACAGCACCAAAGGGAAAGCTATGTGAATGCTGAAGCTGCTTATGTTCATAATAAGTCACCTCTGTACTGCCGCCACCGATATCAATCGTTACTGCTGACATCACAGGAGTTGAGTGCACGACAGCCAGATATCCAAAATAAGCTTCTTCCTCTTCAGTTAAAATCTTAATGCTGATGCCGGTTTTCTTTTTCATACTGCTGACAATTTCATCACTGTTTTCAGCCTGGCGCACCGCAGCCGTCGCTGCTGCTCTTACATCTTTTATCTGATGAAAATCAATGATCTCATTAAATGCCAGAAGTGCTTCTTCAAGAATGGCCGCCCCCTCATCGGTCAGGTTCTGCTGATCATCGAGATACATTTTCAAACGGGCGACTGTTTTAATGTTTTCGATTTCTTTCATCCCTTTGTCAGGATCATATTCATAGAGGACCAGTCTGATTGTATTTGAACCGATATCAATTACAGCCGTTTTATTCTTCAACCTGCATCACGCTCCAGCTTTAAATTTTCAATTATTTAAGGTATACTTGTCCAAATCAACTAAAAAGGTGAGTGAAAAAATGAGTGACCCCTCAGAACTTTCTTCAGAGAAAATTGCCCAGGCAATATTTACAGTGAACAAACACGCAAAAACAGCACCGGATTCAAGATTTCTTTATCAAATGAAAAAAGCTGCAATCGACCAGATGCTGAAAGAAGGTAAAGCAAAGAAAGTCGGACTTCAGTATTCAAGGAACCCGGGACTCAGCCAGCAGCGTTCAGACTTACTTGTAGAATGTGCAAACTATATGTTTCACATCCCTCCCCAAAAGGAAGACTTCAAAGAACTCCCGCATCTCGGTAAGCTTTCAGACAATGTAAGAAATCCAAAAACCAGAATGAATCTCAGAGAAGCAAAAACCATTCTTCAATCCTATACCGGACTGAAATCCTCTCCTGTACAAAAACAGAAGCCGGCCTATCAGCGCCCGGTATTCAAAAGACTTGGAGAATAACTGATAGTTATCTCTTCCCTTTACTGCATATATAAAAAACCGGAGCAGTTCAATTATTTAACTGCTCCGGTTTTTTATTATAGAATATACCGGTCGATTGAATGAATCAGCTGATTAATTTCAGGCTTACTGATCTGATCATCAGCCCCTACTTTATTGCCTTTATGCTTTAAATCATCTGTAATCAGTGATGAAAAGATAACGACTGGCAGTTTCTTCAGTGCCTGATGCTCTTTAATTTTTCTGGTCAAATAGTGTCCGTCCATCTGCGGCATTTCAATATCTGTAATGACCAGCTGTACATGATCTTCAACTTTTGACTGGCCGGCAGCTAACGATTCCAGATAACTTAGCGCATCCTGACCATTCTCGAAAAACTCCGCCTGGTCATACCCTGCTTCTGTTAATGTATCTGAAAGAAGCTGCCTGAGCAGTGGTGAATCTTCAGCAACTACCAGCTTCTTCACTGACCGTTCCCTTGGTCCCAATTTTTTTACCATTCCCACATTGATCCCTGTCTCAGGATTGATCTCAAGAATGATACTTTCAAAGTCCAATAGAAGCAGCATCTCATCTTTTCTTTTAATTACACCGATCACTTTTGTATGATTACTCTGATACATATCAGACGGCTTTTCAATCTGATCCCATGACACTCTGTGAATCATAGAAACGTTATCTACATGAAAGACAACTTTCTGCTGGTTAAATTCTGAGACGATATATTTTTCCTGGGTGTTTGTTTCAGCCGGGTGACTGCCGAGTACCTGCCTCATATCAATCACAGGAAGTACTTCACCTCTCAGCTGAATAATTCCTTTTATGTATTGATGCGAGTGTGGAATCGGATTAACAGCTACAGGCTGAATGATTTCCTTCACCTTAATGACGTTAATACCATATTTACTGCCGTTTACTTCAAATTCTACAATTTCAAGCTCATTTGTACCGCTCTCAAGTAAAATCCCATTATGCTCTGCCATTTTTCTCTCTCCTTTACCCGTTCAAAAAAAGCTTCCTTCACCTTATATATCGGGTAAAGGAAGCTCTTATTGAATAGGGATATTATTTTTCTTCAGTATCAAGCACTCTGTTCAGACGCTTACGCAGCATTTTCATACCACTGCCTCCAGCCTGGAAATGGCGGAGCTGACCTTCTTTATCAAATACATAATAAGCCGGTACATATTGGTTTTCAAATGCTTCAGTCAGTTTATGCTCACTGTCCACATAGATCGGCTGTGAGATATCGTGGCCCTGTGCCACCTGTTCAATCACTTGCATGTCCAGATCATCTTCAGAACGCGGCATGTGAACAGCCACTACATTCAGATCATCTTCATATTCGTCACGCAGTTCATTAATATCAGGCATCGCTTCTTTGCAAAGATGACAGCTGACTGACCAGAAATGAATGAGTGTCGGCTTTTCTCCAACAAGCTCTTCTCTGCTGACTTCACTGTTTAACCATTTTACTGCGCCGTCTAATTCAGGCATTGGTGCTCTTAATTTCATGACAATTCCTCCTGGCAACTTTGAACCCATTAAACTTTTCAAAAGCCGGCTGAAGATTTCCGCGACAGGGGGACGCTTTCCGCGGCCTGGCGGTGAGCCCTCAGGCTCCGCCTAGGCCTCACACGTCCCTTCCTGGCGCAGGAGTCGCCCCCTGCATCGAGAATCATCAGCTGTGCAAAAACGATAGGTTTCGTTAGATAAATAATTTACTAACAGGTTCTACAATTTAAAATCATTATTAAAAAACACAATTTCCATTATAGGAATGACTGTCCTCAGAGTCAAGTATTGGCATCAGGTTCAGGCTGCTTTACTTTTATCAGCAGAATCATTCCAATCACTGCCATGACAATTAATGAAGATAGTGCTATTCTGCTTGCAAGTTCTCCATACTCCCTCAGATTAAGTGTGATCGTTCCGTAAATTGCCGGACCGATAATGGATGACACTTTCCCTGAGAAGGCAAACAGACCAAAGAATTGACCTCGTTTTTCATAGGGGGTCAGATCAATAATCAGCGTTCTGGACGTAACCCACATAGATCCAAGCGCAACCCCGATGAGCGCACCTGCAATCCAGAACATCCACTGTGCAGTTGCAAGCGCTGCAATCGTAAGCGCTGTTATTAAAATAACCGATACCAGCATAACACCAATTTTCGCACCGGTCTTTTTTGTAATGTATCCAAAAATAAAAGATCCTATTACGGCAAATATCGTTGAGCCCAGATATAAAATAATAAACTGACCGCTTGAAAAGCCTACAACAGCGGTGGCGTAGATCGCCATAATTGCAATTGTGGTTGCAATGGCATCATTTAAAAAGAAGTAAGACAGCATAAAGGTAAAGGTGTTCTTATATGATTTCATTTCCTTAAATGTTGCATAAATTTCTTTGTAACCTGTCAGAAAGTGCTCTTTTTTTACTTCCTTAGCCGGCGTGTCTTTCAGAAAAAAGAATAATGGCAGTGAAAACAGCAGGTACATGACAGCAGTCGGGATAAATGCCTGCTCGGGACTTCCTTCCTGGACAAATAAATAAACTGAAAGGCCAACAATGGTTCCTAAATATCCAACGGCTACACCAAAACCTGAGATAAGCGGAATCTCTTCTTTCGTACCGAGGTCACCGAGCATCGTGTCATAAAAAACCAGACTGCTGTTAAAAAAGAATTTTGCAGCGACAAATGCAATGACTACAAAAAATAAATTGATCGGCAGGTTAAACCATTCCCCGGCCATATTTGTTGAAGCAAAAATCCCCATTAGAAATGTTCCAACGATCGATAAGGAAGCCAGCCACACAATATACTTCTTTTTTTGCCCTGTCCGGTCTATCCATACGCCATAAAGAGGAGAAAACACGACAAGTAAAAAGCTTGCAAATGCATTGGCATAAGAAATAAATGTACTTGCAACCTGCTCCATTTCAGCACTTCCGCCAATTTGTGCATCCAGATAGAACGGAAAAAACACTGTATTAATATTTGAGGAAAAAATCGTATTTGCAAAATCATATAAAGCCCACGATAAAATTGGCAGCGTAAAAAATAATTTCATCCCGCTTCTTGGTACCTGTTCAGTCCGGTTCATATGACTAACCCCCATTTCTTTCCTCTACACTTCCATCATCTTCATTCAAAACCCTTTATTATTTTTATTTATTTTGTGTAGACACCACACACACTAAAAAATGCAGGTCAAGATTGGATCATGACCTGCATCACTGTTAACGTCTGAATATTCTGCGCCGTTTTTTCTTTTTAGATCTTGAGAACTGAAGCCAGCCGATCTTTCTGAATACAATAAACATCACAATGGCAATGAACATCATTACACTAAGCAATACAAAGTACCCGTATTCAAACTCAAGCTCAGGAATATAGACAAAGTTCATCCCATATAACCCTGCCAGAAAAGACAGCGGCATAAAAATAGTTGTGATGACTGTTAACGTCATCATAATATTATTCATTTTATCAGAGCTCACTGAGATATAATTATCCCGGATATCTGATGAAAATTCCCGGTAAGATTCGAGCATCTCTGTCAGTTTAATCACATGATCATAAACATCTGAGAAATATAATTGCTGCTCTCTTGTCAGCGCCACATTTGTACCGTTTAATAACCTGTACAGCAGATCCCTCGTTGGCACAAGCGACCTTCTCAGCTTCTGCATATCGTGTCTGACATCAAAAAGTCTGTCCATGAGATCATGCGATGAATTCTCATCCGTTTTTTCCTCAATGCTGTTCAGCACATCTTCAATTCCGTATACAGATGGAAAATAATCATCAACTGTAATATCCAATATTGAATGAAGCAGCCCGATCGGATTATGTTCTTCTGCCAGACCCTCTCCTGTCAGCTGCCTGTTCCATATTTCATCAACCATTTTCAACTGATCATAATGCCAGGTTACGATCATCTTGTCATTGACAAAGATATCTATTTCTTCAGCTTCATATGTATCCTTTGATAAATGATGCAGGACAAGAAAAATATATTGATGATAGCTGTCAAATTTCGGACGCTGATATCCTTTTTCCACACAATCCTCAATTGCGAGCGGATGAAAGGAAAAAGTTCTGGACAGCTCTTTCCCTTCCCGTTCAGTAGGCTGGGAAAAGTCCACCCATATCCAGCGCAGGTTTGCTTTTCTGGCTTCTTTTATCGTCTTAAATTGATTCAGGCTTCCACCTGCTGTCATGCCCATTACTCTGATCACTTGACTCACCTCCCGTATCTTCATAACTGTTATTTATCCTCAATCCATCAGTTTTAATCAGATTTCCTTTCAGAAATTTCACCCTCACTTATTTTTGCGATACAATAGCTGTTATACATATATGCTAAAGGAAGTGACACCAATGAATGAAGCAGTAAAAAATATAGAGATTTCAGGTATCAGAAAGTTTTTCAACCAAATCCAGCATATCGATGGAATGATTTCACTCACAATTGGACAGCCGGACTTTCCGACACCCTCACATATTAAGGATGCCGCTAAAGAAGCGATTGACCAGAACCATACAAACTACACACATAACGCTGGTATTATGGATCTGAGAAGCGCGATCTCTGCTTATATGAAAGATAAATATAACCTG contains the following coding sequences:
- a CDS encoding TlpA disulfide reductase family protein; this encodes MKLRAPMPELDGAVKWLNSEVSREELVGEKPTLIHFWSVSCHLCKEAMPDINELRDEYEDDLNVVAVHMPRSEDDLDMQVIEQVAQGHDISQPIYVDSEHKLTEAFENQYVPAYYVFDKEGQLRHFQAGGSGMKMLRKRLNRVLDTEEK
- the corA gene encoding magnesium/cobalt transporter CorA, with protein sequence MIRVMGMTAGGSLNQFKTIKEARKANLRWIWVDFSQPTEREGKELSRTFSFHPLAIEDCVEKGYQRPKFDSYHQYIFLVLHHLSKDTYEAEEIDIFVNDKMIVTWHYDQLKMVDEIWNRQLTGEGLAEEHNPIGLLHSILDITVDDYFPSVYGIEDVLNSIEEKTDENSSHDLMDRLFDVRHDMQKLRRSLVPTRDLLYRLLNGTNVALTREQQLYFSDVYDHVIKLTEMLESYREFSSDIRDNYISVSSDKMNNIMMTLTVITTIFMPLSFLAGLYGMNFVYIPELEFEYGYFVLLSVMMFIAIVMFIVFRKIGWLQFSRSKKKKRRRIFRR
- a CDS encoding Ppx/GppA family phosphatase yields the protein MKNKTAVIDIGSNTIRLVLYEYDPDKGMKEIENIKTVARLKMYLDDQQNLTDEGAAILEEALLAFNEIIDFHQIKDVRAAATAAVRQAENSDEIVSSMKKKTGISIKILTEEEEAYFGYLAVVHSTPVMSAVTIDIGGGSTEVTYYEHKQLQHSHSFPFGAVSLKKDFVSGEQITKSERKKLIKFIRESFLSLEWLSDKKVPIVAIGGSARNIAQIHQQSVNYPIAGVHQYWMTEKNLQEVNDELIEMTEEELEKLDGLSSDRTDIIAPASQVFCELYDIVDAKGFMFSRKGLRDGIVFKELMKKYAAPLDKEKVFLSSMKELAFDYAIEREEAEYMISLASELYSHLGALGELKETEKGLQLLKRAAFLYYLGEYIDSDSSSQHTFYIIANRSIDGVLHKDRIALALAASFKSKSMFNQFLEPFDDWFSDEELHEIRLIGSIIKLAYSLNGSKRNLVNQIEMRRKGDELHLRLYAEGRTLAEEYQAGKQKKHLEKTLKKTIVLDFIPITQKV
- a CDS encoding chemotaxis protein, which translates into the protein MAEHNGILLESGTNELEIVEFEVNGSKYGINVIKVKEIIQPVAVNPIPHSHQYIKGIIQLRGEVLPVIDMRQVLGSHPAETNTQEKYIVSEFNQQKVVFHVDNVSMIHRVSWDQIEKPSDMYQSNHTKVIGVIKRKDEMLLLLDFESIILEINPETGINVGMVKKLGPRERSVKKLVVAEDSPLLRQLLSDTLTEAGYDQAEFFENGQDALSYLESLAAGQSKVEDHVQLVITDIEMPQMDGHYLTRKIKEHQALKKLPVVIFSSLITDDLKHKGNKVGADDQISKPEINQLIHSIDRYIL
- a CDS encoding MFS transporter; translation: MNRTEQVPRSGMKLFFTLPILSWALYDFANTIFSSNINTVFFPFYLDAQIGGSAEMEQVASTFISYANAFASFLLVVFSPLYGVWIDRTGQKKKYIVWLASLSIVGTFLMGIFASTNMAGEWFNLPINLFFVVIAFVAAKFFFNSSLVFYDTMLGDLGTKEEIPLISGFGVAVGYLGTIVGLSVYLFVQEGSPEQAFIPTAVMYLLFSLPLFFFLKDTPAKEVKKEHFLTGYKEIYATFKEMKSYKNTFTFMLSYFFLNDAIATTIAIMAIYATAVVGFSSGQFIILYLGSTIFAVIGSFIFGYITKKTGAKIGVMLVSVILITALTIAALATAQWMFWIAGALIGVALGSMWVTSRTLIIDLTPYEKRGQFFGLFAFSGKVSSIIGPAIYGTITLNLREYGELASRIALSSLIVMAVIGMILLIKVKQPEPDANT
- a CDS encoding YkyB family protein is translated as MSDPSELSSEKIAQAIFTVNKHAKTAPDSRFLYQMKKAAIDQMLKEGKAKKVGLQYSRNPGLSQQRSDLLVECANYMFHIPPQKEDFKELPHLGKLSDNVRNPKTRMNLREAKTILQSYTGLKSSPVQKQKPAYQRPVFKRLGE